The following proteins are co-located in the Streptococcus downei MFe28 genome:
- a CDS encoding DUF3114 domain-containing protein → MRRRWLILFSLAYFLIGLGLAANLIERQDMTLYSGKTQYRFQEEKIKAVDLNKKLDLYQMQVDLQSLKPQADKAMAQVRAGVAKLRQIGWSDSVIYYAYLQPLEKEWDAKKRDQEIKTMNLEKEKLASPTYNRFLDKEIALMRQEKSKNPEFSNQQKRASHLLKIALKTISMPSNLSGSQTETSQLLGHFDEDLEPDSPYWRQLALWVQYTFPKGLSKKKAFYRQVHQLRYVISAQQADYIRRHHKRKGWTDAQALADYVSDLDESNTFLEEIGVDNSDYYYDYSSDESARLHNKIPLRDLEGEPEAGQNQPMDQSLHIQFKLVMHFHTEFILDENGHFVNELDKEGKSENGIANGASFNYAQANSDSHQILDIKPAQKLDPSFRKKVIKTYKIPNTLRDEGSETAKRKWIDSYFNENGYFAFKGKSRYQVVKDQVDAFKELVQQSSQKRKTKESLK, encoded by the coding sequence ATGAGAAGACGATGGTTAATCTTATTTAGTCTGGCCTACTTTTTGATTGGCTTGGGTCTGGCTGCTAATTTAATAGAGCGACAGGACATGACCCTATATAGTGGCAAGACGCAATACCGATTCCAGGAGGAAAAAATTAAGGCGGTTGACCTTAATAAAAAACTGGACCTCTACCAAATGCAAGTAGACCTGCAAAGTCTGAAACCCCAGGCAGACAAGGCCATGGCCCAGGTCAGGGCAGGGGTGGCTAAGCTCCGACAGATTGGTTGGTCGGATTCCGTTATCTACTACGCCTATCTGCAACCCCTTGAAAAGGAGTGGGATGCCAAGAAACGTGACCAAGAAATCAAGACCATGAATCTAGAGAAAGAAAAGTTGGCTAGCCCCACCTACAATCGGTTTCTAGATAAGGAAATCGCCCTGATGCGACAAGAAAAATCTAAAAACCCAGAATTTTCGAACCAGCAAAAGCGAGCCAGCCATCTCTTGAAAATCGCCCTGAAAACTATTTCCATGCCTTCCAATCTATCAGGAAGTCAGACGGAAACGAGTCAGTTACTGGGACATTTTGATGAAGATCTAGAACCAGATTCGCCTTACTGGCGCCAATTGGCCCTCTGGGTTCAGTATACCTTCCCCAAAGGCTTGTCCAAAAAGAAGGCCTTCTACCGTCAGGTTCATCAGTTACGCTATGTGATTTCTGCCCAGCAGGCGGATTATATTCGTCGCCACCATAAAAGAAAGGGCTGGACCGATGCCCAGGCCCTAGCGGACTATGTTAGCGACTTAGACGAGAGCAATACCTTTCTTGAGGAGATTGGCGTGGATAATTCTGACTATTACTACGATTATAGCTCGGACGAGTCTGCTCGCCTCCATAATAAAATTCCCCTGCGAGACCTTGAAGGAGAGCCAGAGGCTGGCCAAAACCAGCCAATGGACCAATCTCTTCATATCCAATTTAAGTTGGTCATGCATTTTCATACGGAGTTTATCCTAGACGAAAATGGCCATTTTGTGAATGAATTAGACAAAGAAGGCAAAAGTGAAAATGGGATAGCTAACGGTGCCAGCTTTAATTATGCCCAAGCCAATAGCGACAGTCATCAAATTTTAGACATTAAACCCGCCCAAAAATTAGATCCGTCTTTCCGCAAGAAGGTCATTAAAACCTACAAGATTCCAAATACCTTGAGGGATGAAGGCTCAGAAACAGCTAAGAGAAAGTGGATAGACAGTTATTTCAATGAAAATGGTTACTTTGCCTTCAAGGGGAAGAGTCGCTACCAGGTAGTCAAGGATCAGGTGGATGCTTTTAAGGAGCTGGTCCAACAATCTAGCCAGAAAAGAAAGACCAAGGAAAGCCTCAAGTGA
- a CDS encoding Sir2 family NAD-dependent protein deacetylase, with amino-acid sequence MNQKELEGIIQKARNPIIVTGAGVSTLSGVPDYTTMKGTKVEGRYFQARQILSRPFFQTYPREFWRWHQQQFLQNLKPNKVHRWIAKQAIPVLTQNIDGLHRLAGSKAVIEFHGKADKALCQVCFGEIDLRDDQAVLEHSHGLLTTEPLHILADHADTEIVLYGDAIKPANLELAVDWTESSDCLLVIGSTLEVYPLAGLVLQQVPKKIIWIDKAKNGVARSHPDITFIQKDFRDFFDD; translated from the coding sequence ATGAATCAAAAAGAACTTGAAGGAATTATTCAAAAGGCAAGAAATCCGATTATTGTGACAGGAGCCGGTGTCTCTACCCTTTCGGGGGTACCCGATTACACAACCATGAAAGGAACCAAGGTTGAGGGCCGTTATTTTCAAGCTCGGCAAATTTTATCACGGCCCTTTTTCCAAACCTATCCTCGAGAATTTTGGCGGTGGCATCAGCAACAGTTCTTGCAAAATCTTAAGCCCAATAAGGTTCACCGCTGGATTGCCAAGCAGGCTATCCCTGTTTTAACACAAAACATTGATGGCCTCCACCGTTTGGCAGGTTCTAAAGCAGTCATTGAATTTCATGGAAAAGCCGACAAAGCCCTCTGCCAAGTTTGCTTTGGGGAGATAGACCTGCGAGATGATCAGGCTGTTTTGGAGCACTCCCATGGCTTACTCACCACAGAACCTCTACACATTTTGGCAGACCATGCGGATACCGAGATTGTCCTCTATGGGGATGCCATAAAACCAGCTAATTTGGAACTGGCAGTTGACTGGACCGAATCCAGCGATTGCCTGCTTGTTATCGGATCGACCTTGGAAGTCTATCCTCTAGCAGGCTTGGTTTTACAGCAAGTCCCCAAGAAGATTATCTGGATAGACAAGGCCAAAAACGGGGTGGCCAGAAGCCACCCCGATATTACTTTTATTCAGAAGGATTTTCGAGACTTTTTTGATGATTAA
- a CDS encoding PaaI family thioesterase has product MQKDYLHKIEVFENYQLVTFDYGHVVVRSDIVLSSLNYYGQAHGGYLFAMCDQISGLTAISTGYDAVTLQANINYLKAGNLGDQLTIEGTCSHDGRSTKVIDVLIKNQAEDLLAKACFTMYVTGEHQEDVSDQ; this is encoded by the coding sequence ATGCAAAAGGATTATCTTCATAAAATAGAGGTTTTTGAAAACTATCAACTGGTGACTTTTGACTACGGCCATGTGGTTGTCAGGAGTGACATTGTTTTATCTTCTCTGAATTACTATGGCCAGGCCCACGGGGGCTACCTCTTTGCCATGTGTGACCAGATCAGTGGCCTAACTGCCATTTCGACTGGCTACGATGCGGTCACTTTGCAAGCCAATATCAATTACCTAAAAGCTGGAAATTTGGGAGACCAACTGACCATCGAAGGAACTTGTAGTCATGACGGTCGCTCCACCAAGGTCATCGATGTCCTTATCAAAAATCAAGCTGAGGACCTGCTTGCCAAGGCCTGCTTCACCATGTATGTGACAGGTGAGCACCAAGAGGACGTTAGCGATCAGTAA
- a CDS encoding cobalamin-independent methionine synthase II family protein has protein sequence MSQAKFQLVGSLLRPANLRQYKTQIEERDDISYPFYDALPGYQETETTDIKAIVAEQKAHGISPLTDGEFGRSMWHLDFVWGLKGIERYIAQQGYTFQDHEEGDFETRKDIGIRITEPLSGKNHHFLDIYKLVKEEAGDQATKQTIWGPAHAYTELAIFDELAGPNQVYKTNEELKVGLIGAYKEFLTEYKEAGGQIVQFDDCLWELFDASNPLTPFAGLSNEQLAGLADDFIAINNEVADYGHQIGLKVWTHNCRGNYESRSATGGTYEAIAKKFLANQHYDRFFLEWDSDTSGDIKALEALKDKDAEVVLGLLSSKTTELDDEDRVYKLLEEASQILPKERLFLSHQCGFASCDSGNELTIPQQWKKIEQGQKIAENFWK, from the coding sequence ATGTCACAAGCAAAATTCCAATTGGTTGGTTCACTCCTACGTCCGGCTAATCTCCGTCAATATAAAACGCAAATCGAAGAGCGTGATGATATTTCCTACCCCTTCTACGATGCCCTACCAGGCTATCAAGAGACTGAAACTACCGACATCAAAGCAATCGTGGCAGAACAAAAGGCTCACGGTATTTCTCCCTTGACTGACGGCGAATTTGGTCGCTCCATGTGGCACCTTGACTTTGTCTGGGGTTTAAAGGGGATTGAGCGTTACATCGCCCAACAAGGCTATACCTTCCAAGACCATGAAGAAGGGGATTTTGAGACTCGCAAGGATATCGGTATTCGGATTACCGAGCCCCTCTCTGGTAAAAATCATCACTTCCTTGATATTTACAAATTGGTTAAAGAGGAGGCTGGTGACCAAGCTACTAAGCAGACCATTTGGGGACCTGCCCATGCCTATACTGAACTAGCTATTTTTGATGAGTTAGCTGGTCCTAACCAAGTCTACAAGACTAATGAAGAGTTAAAGGTAGGACTCATTGGCGCCTATAAGGAATTCTTGACTGAATACAAGGAGGCCGGTGGCCAAATCGTCCAATTTGACGACTGCCTCTGGGAACTCTTCGATGCCAGCAATCCCCTAACCCCATTTGCTGGTCTCAGTAATGAGCAACTAGCTGGTTTGGCAGATGACTTTATTGCCATCAATAACGAGGTGGCTGACTATGGCCACCAAATTGGGCTCAAGGTCTGGACCCATAACTGTCGCGGAAACTACGAAAGTCGTTCAGCAACCGGTGGAACCTATGAGGCCATCGCTAAGAAATTCCTGGCCAACCAGCACTACGACCGCTTCTTCCTAGAATGGGATAGCGACACTTCTGGTGATATTAAGGCTCTGGAGGCCTTGAAGGACAAAGATGCAGAGGTTGTTCTGGGACTGCTGTCTTCTAAGACAACTGAACTAGACGATGAAGATCGTGTCTACAAGCTCTTGGAAGAGGCTAGCCAAATTCTCCCTAAGGAAAGGCTCTTCCTCTCCCACCAATGTGGCTTTGCTTCCTGTGATTCAGGGAATGAATTAACCATTCCTCAACAATGGAAAAAGATTGAACAAGGCCAAAAAATCGCAGAAAATTTCTGGAAATAA
- a CDS encoding DUF1694 domain-containing protein, with the protein MDNIEKKLMAAASGETRLKPDEQRQYIGTFRERVLLTIDKNMGNRDDVKTAFPKILEDLKAKHPVLKIKSCSNLTQTNQVIYMKMAQTAGISFTNVNEGGDHPFDLLIHTDQAVHQEETDIFKLYPQFFESDKEETTEKKGFWKNLFK; encoded by the coding sequence ATGGACAATATAGAAAAGAAATTAATGGCTGCTGCTTCTGGGGAAACCAGACTCAAGCCTGATGAACAACGCCAGTACATTGGTACTTTTAGAGAGCGTGTCCTCTTAACTATTGATAAAAATATGGGCAACCGTGACGATGTCAAAACCGCCTTCCCCAAAATCTTAGAAGATTTAAAAGCAAAGCATCCCGTCCTTAAAATTAAATCCTGTTCCAATCTGACCCAGACCAACCAGGTCATCTACATGAAAATGGCTCAGACAGCTGGCATCAGCTTCACCAATGTCAACGAAGGTGGCGACCATCCCTTTGATTTACTGATTCACACAGACCAGGCCGTCCACCAAGAAGAAACCGATATTTTTAAACTTTATCCCCAATTCTTTGAATCAGACAAGGAGGAAACGACTGAGAAAAAGGGATTCTGGAAAAACTTATTTAAGTAA
- the eno gene encoding surface-displayed alpha-enolase, with translation MSIITDVYAREVLDSRGNPTLEVEVYTESGAFGRGMVPSGASTGEHEAVELRDGDKSRYGGLGTQKAVDNVNNIIAEAIIGCDVRDQQAIDRAMIALDGTPNKGKLGANAILGVSIAAARAAADYLEIPLYSYLGGFNTKVLPTPMMNIVNGGSHSDAPIAFQEFMIMPVGAPTFKEGLRWGAEVFHALKKILKERGLETAVGDEGGFAPRFDGIEDGVETILKAIETAGYEAGENGIMLGFDCASSEFYEDGVYDYTKFEGEKGAKRSAAEQIDYIEGLVNKYPIITIEDAMDENDWEGWKALTERLGNRVQLVGDDFFVTNTDYLARGIKEGAANSILIKVNQIGTLTETFEAIEMAKEAGYTAVVSHRSGETEDSTIADIAVATNAGQIKTGSLSRTDRMAKYNQLLRIEDQLGEVAQYKGINSFYNLKK, from the coding sequence ATGTCAATTATTACTGATGTTTACGCACGCGAAGTCCTTGACTCACGCGGTAACCCAACACTTGAAGTAGAAGTTTATACTGAATCAGGTGCTTTCGGACGTGGTATGGTTCCTTCAGGAGCTTCTACTGGTGAACACGAAGCAGTTGAACTTCGTGATGGTGACAAATCTCGTTACGGCGGACTTGGTACTCAAAAAGCTGTTGACAACGTAAACAACATCATCGCAGAAGCTATCATCGGTTGCGATGTACGCGACCAACAAGCAATCGACCGTGCAATGATCGCTCTTGATGGTACTCCTAACAAAGGTAAATTGGGTGCTAATGCCATCCTTGGTGTGTCTATCGCTGCAGCACGCGCAGCCGCTGACTACCTTGAAATCCCACTTTACAGCTACCTTGGCGGATTCAACACTAAAGTTCTTCCAACGCCAATGATGAACATCGTCAACGGTGGTTCTCACTCTGACGCTCCAATTGCTTTCCAAGAATTCATGATTATGCCTGTTGGCGCACCAACATTCAAGGAAGGTCTTCGTTGGGGTGCTGAAGTATTCCATGCTTTGAAGAAAATCCTTAAAGAACGTGGTCTTGAAACAGCCGTTGGTGATGAAGGTGGATTCGCACCTCGTTTCGACGGAATTGAAGATGGTGTAGAAACTATCCTTAAGGCTATCGAAACTGCTGGTTATGAAGCTGGTGAAAACGGAATCATGCTTGGTTTCGACTGTGCTTCATCTGAATTCTACGAAGATGGCGTTTACGACTACACTAAATTCGAAGGTGAAAAAGGTGCTAAACGTTCTGCAGCAGAACAAATTGATTACATCGAAGGTTTGGTAAACAAATACCCAATCATCACAATCGAAGATGCTATGGATGAAAACGACTGGGAAGGTTGGAAGGCCCTCACAGAACGTCTTGGTAACCGTGTTCAATTGGTTGGTGACGACTTCTTCGTTACAAACACTGACTACCTTGCACGTGGTATCAAGGAAGGTGCCGCAAACTCAATCCTTATTAAGGTTAACCAAATCGGTACTTTGACAGAAACTTTCGAAGCTATTGAAATGGCTAAGGAAGCTGGATACACTGCCGTTGTATCACACCGTTCAGGTGAAACTGAAGATTCAACAATCGCTGACATCGCAGTTGCAACTAATGCTGGTCAAATCAAGACAGGCTCACTGTCACGTACAGACCGTATGGCTAAATACAACCAATTGCTTCGTATCGAAGATCAACTTGGTGAAGTTGCTCAATACAAAGGTATTAACTCATTCTACAACCTTAAAAAGTAA
- a CDS encoding uroporphyrinogen decarboxylase family protein translates to MVISRKERVIKAFHGESVDRVPVGFWYHFLPEDELGQGLNNHTIFQKNLEGHRKFIKEVDPDFIKIMSDGFFTYPNPLITTGVSSIQDLSEISSIGEDHPWFEQQVELVKAIKNSFTEDIVAIYNIFAPVTYLKWQLAGQIASGDTFIADFLHENAQILKRVLNTIAGDIAILVRKIITEAKIDGIYLSVQSIQDDRVSDEDYRHYIAPSDLKILEAAHQVDGVSVLHICGYEGATNNIGFFKDYPAQVYNWAVKPEGVSLSKGRELFGGKPVLGGFVNTQEGVLYSGSKEEVQARVKELLQEAGTRATIIGADCTIPSNIGAERIAWVKEAAAW, encoded by the coding sequence ATGGTTATCAGTAGAAAAGAGAGAGTCATAAAAGCCTTTCATGGAGAATCTGTGGATAGAGTGCCGGTCGGTTTTTGGTACCATTTTTTGCCAGAAGACGAATTAGGTCAAGGGCTTAATAACCACACTATTTTTCAGAAGAACCTTGAAGGACATCGTAAATTTATTAAGGAAGTAGATCCTGACTTTATTAAGATTATGAGCGATGGCTTTTTCACTTATCCCAACCCTCTAATCACTACAGGAGTCTCCTCTATTCAAGACTTATCTGAAATCAGTTCTATTGGTGAAGACCATCCTTGGTTTGAGCAACAGGTAGAGCTGGTTAAGGCTATTAAAAATAGTTTTACGGAGGACATCGTTGCGATTTATAATATTTTCGCTCCTGTAACTTATCTCAAATGGCAGTTAGCTGGCCAGATAGCAAGTGGAGATACTTTTATTGCTGATTTTCTGCATGAAAATGCACAAATATTGAAAAGGGTGCTAAATACGATTGCTGGTGATATTGCCATTTTAGTCAGAAAGATAATTACTGAAGCTAAAATTGATGGTATTTATCTCAGTGTGCAGTCTATTCAAGATGATAGAGTTTCTGACGAAGATTACCGCCATTACATAGCTCCGAGTGATTTAAAAATTCTTGAAGCAGCTCATCAGGTAGACGGGGTGAGTGTGCTTCACATTTGTGGCTATGAGGGTGCTACTAACAATATCGGTTTCTTTAAAGACTATCCAGCGCAGGTATATAACTGGGCAGTAAAGCCTGAAGGAGTTAGTCTGTCCAAGGGACGAGAGCTCTTTGGCGGAAAACCTGTTTTAGGTGGTTTTGTCAATACTCAAGAGGGAGTGTTGTACAGTGGCAGTAAAGAGGAAGTTCAAGCGCGTGTGAAAGAACTTTTACAAGAAGCAGGTACGAGAGCCACTATTATTGGTGCTGACTGCACGATTCCAAGTAATATCGGCGCTGAGCGCATAGCTTGGGTAAAAGAAGCAGCTGCTTGGTAG
- a CDS encoding transporter substrate-binding domain-containing protein yields MAQKNNTKKWFIAGGILVLLIGGTFIGRHFAGQGVNSNKVTTLKIAHTQNYAPYDYVDDKGKHTGYEVEVLKAIDKKLPQYKFDYTGTSDEDLLIGLESGKYDIGIKGAWYTKERAQKFIIPDDPIGASVIGFTIRKDDKEKFKDIDSFAQSSGKLVPISPQNAQWNVIEDYNKKHKEHTIDLKAAESFTMADAYAWVLEGRYDAYFDIKLSFEQAVKDKDGAYHKYADQLTWVPYKGIETYPLIHRNTSNKKFVKDYTKAIKEVKNDGTLAKLSKKYFGEDVFNYVTK; encoded by the coding sequence ATGGCACAAAAAAATAACACAAAAAAATGGTTCATAGCAGGCGGAATTCTTGTTTTACTTATTGGCGGTACCTTTATCGGCCGTCATTTTGCAGGACAAGGAGTTAATAGCAATAAGGTAACAACCTTAAAAATTGCCCATACGCAGAATTATGCTCCTTATGATTATGTTGATGATAAAGGAAAACATACGGGGTATGAAGTTGAGGTTCTAAAAGCGATTGATAAGAAGTTACCTCAATATAAGTTCGATTATACCGGTACAAGTGATGAAGATTTGCTAATTGGTTTGGAATCTGGAAAATATGATATCGGGATTAAGGGTGCTTGGTATACAAAGGAGCGGGCGCAGAAATTTATTATTCCTGATGATCCGATTGGTGCCAGTGTTATTGGCTTTACTATTCGCAAGGACGATAAAGAAAAATTTAAAGATATTGATTCCTTTGCCCAATCAAGCGGCAAATTAGTTCCTATTTCTCCTCAAAATGCCCAATGGAACGTAATTGAAGATTATAATAAGAAACACAAGGAACATACCATAGACCTTAAAGCTGCTGAAAGCTTTACCATGGCGGATGCCTATGCTTGGGTACTTGAGGGACGCTATGATGCTTATTTTGATATAAAGCTGTCATTTGAACAAGCTGTTAAGGATAAGGACGGTGCTTACCATAAATACGCTGATCAGCTGACGTGGGTTCCCTATAAAGGAATTGAGACTTACCCTTTGATTCATCGCAATACATCCAACAAAAAATTTGTTAAGGACTATACCAAAGCTATTAAAGAAGTGAAAAATGATGGAACTCTGGCTAAGCTATCAAAGAAATATTTTGGAGAAGATGTTTTCAATTATGTAACAAAATAA
- a CDS encoding amino acid ABC transporter permease: protein MVPYTPSYIFKVLPIILSALPVTLWVIALTVFLGTLLGASLTWAQVGSDTGLAGFARAYVFTLRCTPPIVLLFLVFYGLPQFLTWWLHLDVDGWSRTIFVVVTMVLLFAASVSEVFKAAYLAVPKGQMEAGLSIGLTGYQTFRRILLPQIFKIALPNIITAILNLMKDAALAYTIGLVDVMGAGNLLISRNLGNYSLETYTAVAFIYWGLALILSVASHLLEHHLDLENS, encoded by the coding sequence ATGGTTCCTTATACACCGTCTTATATTTTTAAGGTTCTTCCAATTATTTTGTCTGCCCTCCCTGTGACCTTGTGGGTTATTGCTTTAACGGTGTTCTTAGGAACACTTTTGGGAGCTAGTCTGACTTGGGCACAGGTAGGTTCTGATACTGGTTTAGCTGGTTTTGCTAGGGCTTATGTATTTACACTAAGGTGTACTCCGCCGATTGTCTTGCTTTTTCTGGTTTTTTATGGATTGCCTCAATTTTTGACATGGTGGCTCCATTTGGATGTTGATGGTTGGTCACGAACGATTTTTGTTGTTGTAACCATGGTGTTACTCTTTGCTGCATCTGTGTCAGAAGTTTTTAAAGCTGCTTATTTAGCGGTACCTAAGGGACAAATGGAAGCTGGCCTCAGTATTGGTTTGACAGGCTATCAGACCTTTAGACGAATTTTGTTACCGCAGATTTTTAAAATTGCCCTGCCCAATATTATAACAGCTATTTTAAATTTGATGAAGGATGCTGCCTTAGCTTATACGATTGGTTTGGTAGATGTCATGGGAGCAGGTAATTTACTAATCAGCCGCAATCTGGGCAATTATTCCTTGGAAACTTATACAGCTGTTGCCTTTATTTATTGGGGACTCGCCTTGATTTTATCAGTGGCTTCTCATCTGCTGGAGCATCATCTAGATCTAGAAAATAGTTAG
- a CDS encoding amino acid ABC transporter permease — MDFNYIIHTFLLSLKGVPVTLAIMVVSLLLSFLPALFLALGRIYKIKGVTAFSVVYLAFIRATPPILLILFFYSLLPSVLNVFLKSSGLDIFKLNPIYYAFIIFSLMATGTLSEILRAAILTVDKGQLEAAQSIGLTTTQSYFRVVFPQALRNALPNLCNLVINIVKGTSLVFVMTVKDITAIAKVEAAHGYQYFESYLVIFIIYIIICGFIQWGFSALEKRFS; from the coding sequence ATGGATTTTAACTATATTATTCATACTTTTTTACTCTCCTTAAAAGGTGTTCCTGTTACTTTAGCTATCATGGTCGTCTCGCTTCTATTAAGTTTTTTACCGGCCCTTTTTTTGGCATTAGGAAGAATTTATAAAATCAAAGGTGTGACGGCTTTTTCGGTAGTCTATTTGGCCTTTATCCGTGCAACCCCGCCGATACTCCTAATCTTATTTTTCTACAGTCTTTTACCCAGTGTTTTAAATGTGTTTTTAAAATCAAGCGGCCTTGATATTTTTAAACTTAATCCTATTTATTATGCTTTTATTATCTTTAGCTTAATGGCAACGGGAACTTTATCAGAAATTTTACGTGCGGCTATTTTAACTGTTGATAAAGGACAGCTAGAGGCGGCTCAGTCTATTGGTTTAACCACTACTCAGAGCTATTTTAGGGTTGTCTTTCCTCAGGCTTTACGAAACGCTCTGCCCAATCTCTGTAATCTAGTCATTAATATCGTTAAGGGGACATCATTGGTGTTTGTGATGACGGTTAAGGATATAACGGCGATTGCCAAGGTAGAAGCAGCTCACGGTTACCAATATTTTGAATCTTATTTGGTAATTTTCATTATTTATATTATTATCTGCGGTTTCATCCAATGGGGCTTCTCAGCCTTAGAGAAGCGCTTTTCTTAA
- a CDS encoding amino acid ABC transporter ATP-binding protein: MLDVKKLSKQFGDKTVLDKVDLKVNKGDVIVILGPSGSGKTTLLRCLNHLEKADQGRLTLDNQSYDLADLNRKEILTIRKKTAFVFQHYNLFANKTALENILEGLVIARKIPREQAETVALKALEKVGLLSYKDYHPNQLSGGQQQRIGIARAIAVKPDVIFFDEPTSALDPELIGDVLGVMKQLAEEGVTMIVVTHEMSFARDVASHIVFMDGGHIIESAPPPEFFTAPKEERTRRFLSRILSDDSYTADRIP; this comes from the coding sequence ATGTTAGATGTTAAAAAATTATCAAAGCAATTTGGAGATAAGACTGTCCTTGACAAGGTTGATTTAAAAGTTAATAAAGGAGATGTTATTGTTATACTGGGACCTAGTGGTTCAGGGAAGACAACCTTATTGCGCTGTCTCAATCATCTCGAAAAGGCCGATCAAGGTCGGCTAACTTTGGATAATCAGTCTTATGACCTAGCTGACCTGAATCGTAAAGAGATATTGACTATTCGGAAGAAGACAGCTTTTGTCTTTCAACATTATAATCTCTTTGCTAATAAAACAGCCCTGGAAAATATTTTGGAAGGTCTTGTTATTGCTAGAAAAATTCCAAGGGAACAAGCAGAAACAGTAGCTTTAAAAGCTTTAGAGAAGGTAGGACTGCTAAGTTATAAAGATTATCATCCTAATCAGTTGTCTGGTGGTCAGCAGCAGCGTATCGGTATTGCGCGTGCGATTGCAGTGAAGCCTGATGTTATCTTTTTTGATGAACCAACATCTGCATTGGATCCAGAATTGATTGGAGATGTTTTAGGGGTTATGAAGCAACTGGCTGAGGAAGGTGTGACCATGATTGTAGTGACACATGAAATGAGTTTTGCAAGAGATGTTGCCAGTCATATCGTTTTTATGGATGGTGGTCATATCATTGAATCAGCTCCTCCTCCGGAGTTCTTCACAGCGCCTAAAGAAGAGCGGACACGTCGTTTTCTGTCCCGTATTTTATCGGATGATAGCTATACTGCTGATCGTATTCCTTAA
- a CDS encoding OFA family MFS transporter: MTKSINRWHTLATSAAILLCTGAIYAFSVFAGPLSKETGWTMPEIMLAFTINNAIGSIPMILGGYLVDKGYVKWTISLGALLFAAGFCLSGFATSPGMLYLTYGLMAGLGQGFAAVIASPIANLLIQSHDAKFAFRILGLAYIIVVLLASLFIKAVPAGYKPEGWNPPQQKQAGSRNINWLGMLKSPIFYAIISMFFVGSFSGLMIASQAATIGQSMFGLSAGTAALNVSLYSICNSSGRFIWGTVSDKLGRSKTLTIIYSVVALALLVLTFIPGQFGFALGIIGLGICFGGVMGVFPSMVMENYGPANQGTNYGIVFTGYSLAAFFAPRVAVQIAGSNHGNYSYAFYVAIALALIGLALNFVYVKLSKKNA, translated from the coding sequence ATGACAAAATCTATCAATCGTTGGCATACCTTGGCCACCTCTGCTGCCATCTTACTCTGTACGGGTGCCATCTATGCCTTTAGTGTCTTCGCTGGACCTCTTAGTAAAGAGACTGGCTGGACCATGCCAGAGATCATGTTGGCCTTCACCATCAATAATGCCATCGGCTCCATTCCTATGATTCTTGGAGGTTATTTGGTCGACAAGGGTTATGTGAAATGGACAATCTCCCTGGGTGCCCTTTTATTTGCTGCTGGCTTTTGCCTCAGTGGCTTTGCAACCAGCCCTGGTATGCTCTATCTGACTTACGGCCTCATGGCTGGACTGGGACAGGGATTTGCAGCCGTTATCGCGTCTCCTATCGCCAATCTCTTAATTCAAAGTCACGATGCTAAATTTGCCTTTCGTATTTTGGGTCTGGCCTACATTATTGTTGTCCTTCTTGCCAGCCTCTTCATCAAAGCTGTTCCAGCAGGCTATAAGCCTGAAGGTTGGAACCCACCTCAACAAAAACAGGCTGGTTCCCGCAATATCAACTGGCTGGGTATGCTTAAATCACCGATTTTCTATGCGATTATTTCCATGTTCTTTGTCGGTTCATTCTCCGGCCTCATGATTGCTTCGCAAGCCGCCACAATCGGTCAGTCCATGTTCGGATTGTCAGCAGGCACCGCTGCCCTCAATGTTAGCCTCTATTCTATTTGTAATTCTAGCGGTCGCTTTATCTGGGGTACGGTTTCCGATAAACTGGGACGTAGCAAGACCTTGACTATTATTTATTCCGTTGTTGCCCTAGCCTTATTGGTTCTGACCTTCATCCCAGGCCAATTTGGTTTTGCCCTCGGCATTATTGGTCTAGGGATTTGCTTCGGTGGTGTTATGGGCGTCTTCCCATCCATGGTTATGGAAAATTATGGTCCCGCCAATCAAGGTACCAACTACGGTATCGTCTTTACTGGTTACTCTCTGGCAGCCTTCTTCGCTCCTCGTGTTGCTGTCCAAATAGCTGGTAGCAACCACGGTAATTATAGTTACGCCTTCTACGTAGCAATTGCCTTAGCCCTAATTGGTTTAGCTCTTAATTTTGTTTATGTGAAATTAAGCAAGAAAAATGCCTAA